AGCAGGTCTCAGAATTATATAAATCCTCATATGCTGAACTGTAAAGTGTGgatgttataataataataaagctgaACCACTCTTGTCCGTTGTCTCATTGAAAAGCTTGACTAAAAGAAAAATTACGCCTAAAAGTCTTTAGGGTAGCACTTTATTTTAACCCCCATATTTAGAATTGATCACTATTAGGCACTAAAAACTACCCCTCCAGTATAGTGAGCAACAGTGtgtcataaaacatttatatgGTGCTTTTAGAAAAATGGTTTAGTTTAATTGTGGTACAACAATGACTCATATATCGTATCGCTGAAGAAACACCGTCAAATGTTTCACTTCATGTCCGTCACCCTACATTATATACATACTGTCTAATTCTGTAACAAGTCAAATCCGACAGTCTGGGGGCCCGTGAGCTGAAGCAGTGGTCCAGGACAGGGGTCAGACGAGCTCATGTACCCGTTCATCCTCCCACCACCAGTCCCGACCCAGATGTGCTCATTTAAACTGATCTTAATTAGCACCATGTGTCCTATAAAAGTGGATGTTTTTGAGGACACAGTGATCCTGgtctgctctgtgtctgtattATCAGTAGCTTTCGTACTACTACCACTTGGAtgtttcaaccatttatccatTACTGGTATCTGTGCATCTTAACTTGTCTGCTTGTAAGCTAGTATTCATAAGTGTTGCAGCTGCCTCGTTCAGTTATTGTTTATTGTGGCAAAAAATATACTAACGATTAGCTTGGGACCAATTTCAAATCCTACTAGTATGTTTATTGTCACCAAAACACAGATATGTGGACAtacagtgtgtactgtacatgtcaGTTTAGCTACTCCACAATCTCTCCCTGCAACCACCAACAAGTGCACAAGTACCCCCTGGGGTGCAAGTACCATGTGACGTTAAGGGCCTCTAGTGTGTAGCATGTTCACATGGGTTTCTATAACAAGCACAAGTCTTCACGTTATACAAAACGAAAGGGACGGCTATTATATTAACTATACTACATTAGAAAATGCTCGTTTGTTAGTCAGTTTTAAAGCTTACAGAGTTCTTTCCATCCTCGTCTGTTTTTCAcgtaaatcaaataaaatacaaactttCTTTTACACAGATAAGCAGGAGTCTCCCATCAGATCAGGCTGTGTTATGGGCACCTTGGTCAGCACACGCTACCACACTCCTGCCACCATAATCAAACTTGAATCCTCCCTTCGTAAATGCGTTGAAATTGTCCTATCAATAATCAATGTACTGTCAACTGCTTGTTGAGTTCATCGTGTGACTGTCTGTGAACCCTCCGTCTTCTTCTACGTTGTGGCCCAGCTGTGGTCAGTAGGTCCTCCTGATCTCGTAGGGCGACCAGGAGTTCACGCCGTCCTCTTTGGCCCAGCAGGACTGAGCTTCACCACTGGGGGGGAGGCCGGTGTGACTGTCGGCCTCCTCTGTCACCATCTTGGACACGAGGTCGCTGACGGGGCTGCTCATGTAGGGAGGGCAGAAGGAGGCGGAGGGGGTGGCGTAGGAGCTGGTGGTGGTCAAGGGGTGGTAGTGGGCGTCCTCCAGGGAGTGCAGGGTGTACGGCTGGCTGCTGGAGACGGGGCCCATGGAGGAGCCTCGGCTGGGGGAGCGGTACTGGGAGGGGCTCCCCGGAGCTTCAGGGCTGGGCATGGGGGGCGGGACGCTGACGGAGGCCAAGCTGTCCGGACACAGACCATCCACCTGGGATACTGGCTCTGGAACAGACTGCTCCCATGAGTCTCTCTGAAGCAGCAAAACAAGAGAGgagaattcattcattcattctgataCTGACTAAATGCTGCTTATTTATGTCACATCAGGAGGTTTTGTAATGATTTAAagtcatatttatattttccatcAACTCATGCCATCCATTTACTGATTTCCCAGAATGCAGCGAGGGGGGCAATAAATGGCATTGATCATATTCCTGTATTCGGGACCTTAAAGGATGAGCTCACACTGATTACCAAAAACAACCTGGATTCTATTTGTCCAGGTTTTAAAACACACCCCAATACAATGGGCCAACAGTGAAAATCTAACAGAAACACCTTTTTTTCAGAAACAGTGTCCTTGCTGCTCTCAATAATCCACCTCCGAAACACGACTGTCAAATGATTAAGGTTTAAGTTTCAGTTTAATGATCCCCGACACTGgtgataaaaacataaaaggagTATGTATgatacatatttaatatttcaaaaaataaaacagcagctcctgcgtcCTCCCACAGGACGTCCATACAATGAGGCAACtcacaagagagaaaaagaagaggtcGACATATCATGATATTTAGTCGGTCACGCTCCAAAAATGTTGGATTCtacaattcccataatgcaacccTAACAACCCATAATAACCCTGACGACATCGTCTTTGTTTCATTCAAATCTTGTAATGAAGAGGACTTTATACTCCTGTATGTCCAtgggctggctggctggctggctggcacTCATCATGGTAAATGAGCTGAGCTTAAAGTAAGAAGATATGCTTTTGCTTTGGGggtttattttctaatttgggtgaactgactcTTAATAACACATTGCAGTCTGggaaaactaaaaatgtaacaaaagcATCGTTTAAATCCTCAATCAGTTCCTCAAACCCTAGTTGATGATGTGCTGGCAACACATCAGAGGTGGATTTATgattctctgtcacacacatctCTGTCACAAGGGCCCCCCTCCTACCAGAAATAAATGTGAGGACTCTCCACCAAAGGGAGGCAGCAGGGACGAGAGGGCCGATGAGGGCAGGAAGGACCCCCCAGAGCTGGAGAAGGCGGCGGCGCTGCGGTAGTCACCGAAGGTCTCTGGGTAGTAGCTGTCAATGAGGGAGGAGTAGCTGCTCATGGTGGAGGGGTCACAGCCCAGAGGTTTACCACCCAGAGTGGACGGATAGACGTCGGGGGAGAACTGCTTGGTGGACGGGCAGAAGTCTGAGTCTGAGATGAAGGGACGCCTCATGCCGTAGTAGCTGGGCAGCATGTGAGAGCCTGCAGAGACAAGGTGAGGAGAAAGAGGCTGTCTAACCACAGTGATGACTCCTCAGACCTGGACACGTGAGTGGTGAAGATGTGTGGAGGTCTCACCTGGCATCTGGACAAATGAAGGTGGAGTGGTCGACCCCCCCTGTGACACAGACATAAGACTTGAGATAAGGCATGCAAGATGGATGTTACACGTGAAGGTGAAGGTGTTGGGGAGAATGGAGCGAGTGCAATTATTCTATAAGGTAAAATACTTATAGTTAAAGCTCAATAACGAGTTCACTTGAATCTATATTTCATGAAAAATACACTGCGAAGCCAATTTCTTttggaaaaatgaaatacttCAAACCTTCTACTTCAAAGTAGCACAACAAAATAATGATGGGATTGAATAGATAGACTCTCTCTGCCATGTGTATGGTTCAGTTTCTAAATCCTGGATCTCATCCTTCCATCAGCttctttaaaaattcatttctttattcctttttttgtgtcatGTGTATGATGCCTGTATTTATTAATGTAATAATTAAGTTCATACTAAAgaaattgattattttattctaaCATGCCACAT
The Pempheris klunzingeri isolate RE-2024b chromosome 4, fPemKlu1.hap1, whole genome shotgun sequence genome window above contains:
- the pou2af2 gene encoding POU domain class 2-associating factor 2, encoding MDTEYSKRVYQGVRVKHTVKDLLAEKRSRQTNGPRYSGGSTTPPSFVQMPGSHMLPSYYGMRRPFISDSDFCPSTKQFSPDVYPSTLGGKPLGCDPSTMSSYSSLIDSYYPETFGDYRSAAAFSSSGGSFLPSSALSSLLPPFGGESSHLFLRDSWEQSVPEPVSQVDGLCPDSLASVSVPPPMPSPEAPGSPSQYRSPSRGSSMGPVSSSQPYTLHSLEDAHYHPLTTTSSYATPSASFCPPYMSSPVSDLVSKMVTEEADSHTGLPPSGEAQSCWAKEDGVNSWSPYEIRRTY